CCGGCCACTTGCGGTTGCACAGGAACAGGAAGCCCTGGCCGTCGGCGCTGACCATCGGCGCCGACACTTCCCACTTGCCGGAAGTGCGCTGGCGCGGCTTCTCGTTGCCGCGCTGGGTGTACAGGTGCGAATAGCCGGACTGCTCGGACAGCAGCCACAGGGTCTGGTTGTCCGGCATCCAGCCGAAATCGTTGAAGCTCCAGTTGATCCAGGCCGGGTCGGTCAGGCGGTGGCGCGGCTGCAGCACGGCCTTGTCCAGGTCGACGCTGGCGATCCAGCGGTCCTTGTTGTCCACCGCACGCAGCAGCACGGCGACGTTGCGGCCGTCCTCGCTCCAGTGCATCGAGGCGCCGCTGCCGTCGCCGTCGGTCTCCACGCGCACCGCGCGCGGGCCCTGCAGCGGCTCCTGCTTGGCCGCCTTGCGCAGCGCCGCCAGCGGATCGGTGCCGATGCCGGGCAGCACCGACAGGTCGAGCTTTCGCGCGCTTCCGGCCACCGCATCGACCAGCCACAGGGTCTGCGCCACCGGCGAATTGCGGCCGACCAGGGTGCGTGCTTCCTGGAACTCGGCGTAGCCGGACTCGGTCACGTACTTGGGCATCTTGCTGTCGCGGCCTTCCTCGGCGCCCTTGGCGTGGGTGACCACCAGCAGGTGGCGGCCGTCCGGCGACAGCGCGCTGTCGTCGACCAACACGTCGTCGCCCAGGTACACCGGTGCCGGCGCGCGGCTGCTGTCGGCGCGGCGCCAGGCCTGCTCCTGCTGGCGCAGCAGCTCGCGCTGCGCGCGGTCGCGGGCCAGGGTTTCCAGGGTACGCAGCTGCTGCTCGCGCAGCACGTCGGGCTTGGGCGCGGCATCGGGATCGCGCTCGGCCTTGAGCACCGCGGCCTGCTGCACGCCGCCGCCCGGGCTCCAGCGGTACCAGTCGTTGCCGACCCGCCACAGCGCGCCGCCATCGGTGGTGAACTGCGGGCGCGCGGCGGCCTGGTTGCTGCGGGTCAGCTGGGTCAGCGCGCCGCTGCGCAGGTCGCGCAGGAACACGTCGCCGTTGCGCACGAATAGCATGCGCTGGCGGCGCGCGTCGTAGACCGGGTTGGCCGCGTCCAGGGTGCTGCGCTGGGCGTCCTCGACCCGCTGCGCGGCGCCGCCGTCGACGCCCTGGCGGTAGGTGTCGCGCACCGGGCTGCCGGTGCGCTTGAGCTGGTACTGCACCTGGCGCCCGTCCCAGGCCCACCAGGCATCCTCGACCGGCGGCCCGATCCAGTCCGGATCGGCCATGGCCTGCTCGATGGTCAGCGGGGCGGCGGCCTCCTGGGCCGCGGCCAGCGGCGGCAGGCAGGACAGGGACAGCAACACAACAGCGCTCAGGGCGAGACGACGCATCTGGAATTCCGGGCGAACGGCAAACCGCAAGCGTAGCAGCCGCCGGGGTGGTGCGATTGCGCCGTTGGTCATGGGCGCCACCGGGAGCGGAGGCCTTGTAATCTTGGCGCCGGCGCTGGCGAACGCGCGCCGGGTAGATCGGCGCACGCGGTGGCTGCGCCATGATCGCTCGTCACACCGCGCGTCGCTTCAGGTCACGACTGCCTGGCATGACGCAGGCCAAGGTCGACACGCCACCGGGCAAGCAAGCATGCAAACGCGAGGGAACCATGAAAAGTGTGCTTGTGTTGGCGGCGCTCGCAACAGGTGGCGGACAGCAAACGCACGACCTGCCAAAGAACGACTGCGCGTCCAGCTTGCGCCCGCTCGAAACCATTCGGCCAGTGCTGCCAAGGCGTACGGGAAGCCTGTTCATCGGCTCGATCGACGTCGCGATCGTGATCGAAAGGAATGGCGACGTATCGTTTGCCGAAATATCGAGGGTCGATGTCAAACAGTTGGAGAGAAGGAAATTCTCGGACTCAGGCTACGCTGAAGCCGTGCTTGACGCTGTCGGACAGTGGACGTTTCCCGAGGTGGGCATGCGATGCAAAAAGGAAGTCCAGGTGGAGCTGGCGTTGTCTGATTGAGGGAGGCGCCGGGCTTGAGACGTGGCCCGATGAACCGAGCCTCGAACAGAGCCTTCTTTCCGCTCTCGCGGTTGCGCCAACCCTGGGGTGATATAGGCGCTGCGACAAACCGTCACATCCCATTTCGCCGCGCTGCACCAACAATAGGCATCGTTTCCGCTGCCTCAGGCGCTACTCATGGACGCCCTGCTGCTGTCGCGCATCCAGTTCGGATTCGTCATCAGTTTCCACGTGCTGTTCCCGGCCTTCACTATCGGTCTGTCGAGCTGGCTGGCGTTCCTGGAGTGGCGCTGGCTGCGTACCCGCGACACGGTGTGGCGCGATCTGTATTTCTTCTGGCTGAAGATCTTCGCCGTGTCCTTCGGCATGGGCGTGGTCAGCGGCATCGTGATGAGCTTCCAGTTCGGCACTAACTGGGCGGTGCTCAGCGAACGCGCCGGCAACATCCTCGGCCCGCTGCTCAGCTACGAGGTGCTGACTGCGTTCTTCCTGGAAGCCTCGTTCCTCGGGGTGATGCTGTTCGGCTGGCACAAGGTGCCCGAAAAGCTGCACTTCCTGGCCACCTGCCTGGTCGCGATCGGCACGCTGATCTCCACGTTCTGGATCCTGTCGGCCAACAGTTGGCTGCAGACGCCGGCCGGCTATGCCGTGGTCGAGGGCGTGTTCCACCCGGCCAACTGGCGCGAGGTGATCTTCAATCCCTCGTTCCCGTACCGGCTCACGCACATGGTGCTGGCCGCCTTCATCACGACGTGCTTCGTGATTGGCGGGGTCAGTGGCTGGTATCTGCGCCGCGGCGAACATTTGGACGCGGCCGGGCGCATGCTCAAGCTGGCGGTGGCGTTCGCCGCGATCGCGCTGCCGTTGCAGATCGCCGCCGGCGACGCGCACGGACTGAATACGCTTGAGCATCAGCCGATCAAGGTGGCGGCGATGGAGGGGCACTGGCACGGCGAGGCGCCGGGGCAGGGCGTGCCGCTGGTGGTGTTCGCGGTGCCCAACGAGGCCGCCGAGCGCAACGACTACGAGGTGACCATCCCGCGCCTGGGCAGCGTGATCCTCACCCACACCTTGGATGGCGAGATCACCCCGCTGACCGCGGTGCCGCGGGACGAGCGGCCGCCGGTGAAGCCGGTGTTCTACGCGTTCCGGGTGATGGTCGGGCTGGGCATGGCGATGCTGCTGCTGGCGCTGGTGTCGCTGTTCTTCTGGTGGCGCGGCACGTTGCTGCGCCGGCGTGCGCTGCACCTGGCATGGAACGCGATGCTGCCGGCCGGGTTTGTGGCCCTGGTCGCCGGCTGGTTCGTCACCGAGATCGGGCGCCAGCCGTACGTGATCTATGGCCTGCTGCATACCCGCGATGCGGTCAGCCCGGTCAGCCCGGCGATGGTGTGGATCTCGCTGAGCGTGTACGTGCTCGCCTACGCGCTGGTGTTCGGCTTCGGCAGTTGGTACATCCTGCGCATGCTGCGTCACGGGCCGCTGCCGCACGAGCCGGCGCCGCGCATGCAGGAGGGCGACAAGACCCCGGCGCGGCCGCTGTCGGCGGCCGACGACGACATCGAGGAGACCCGCTGATGGACATGGCGACCGTATTGCCGGTGATCTGGTTCGGCGTGATCGGCTTCGGCGTGCTGATGTACGTGCTGCTGGACGGCTTCGTGCTCGGTCTGGGCATCCTGGCGCCGTTCGCCGAGGACGAGGAGCAGCTCGACCTGATGATGAATACCGCCGCGCCGATCTGGGACGGCAACGAGACCTGGCTGGTGCTCGGCGGCGCCGGCCTGCTGGCGGCGTTCCCCAAGGCCTACGCGATCGTGCTGTCGGCGCTATACCTGCCGGTGCTGCTGATGCTGATCGCGTTGGTGTTCCGCGGCGTGGCCTTCGAGTTCCGCTTCAAGGCGCGCACATCCAAGTACCTGTGGGGCTGGGCATTCGCACTGGGATCGCTGTGCGCGGCGTTCTGGCAAGGGGTGATCCTGGGCGCGCTGGTGGAAGGCATGCCGCTGCAGGACGGCAAGTATCTGGGCGGCGTGCTGGGCTGGTTCAGCCCGTTCTCGATGCTCACCGGTGCGGCGGTGGTGTTCGGTTACGCGCTGCTGGGCGGCAGCTGGTTGATCCTCAAGACCGAGGGCGCGATGCAGCGCATCGCCCGCACCCTGACCCGGCCGCTGGTGCTGGTGGTGGTGGTGTTCATGGGCCTGGTCAGCGCCTGGCTGCCGTTCCTGGACTCGCGGATCATGGCGCGCTGGTTCCACGACGGGAATTTCTGGTGGCTGTCGCCGGTGCCGCTGCTGGTGCTGGTCAACGCGCTGGCGCTGTGGCGGGCAGCGATGGCGCAGGGCCGCGATGCGCGCCCGTTCGTGCTGACCCTGTGTTTCTTCGTGCTCGGCTTCTTCGGCCTGGTGCTGGGCATCTGGCCGAACATCGTGCCGCCCGGGCTGACCATCTGGGAAGCGGCCTCGCCGCCGTCCTCGCAGGGCTTCGTGCTGGTCGGGCTGGCGGTGCTGCTGCCGGTGATCCTGGGCTACACGGCGTGGTCGTACCGGGTGTTCCGCGGCAAGATCACCGCCGACACCGGCTACCACCACTGACGGCGGCCGCCGCGGCGGGCGGGCGGCTTGCCAGCGGCGGCGGTGGCGGCCAAGCTACCGGCTCCCCGCGCCGTGCGGGTCACCGCCTGCCCGAGTCGCGTCCTGCATGTCCGCCGTTTCCTCCGAGATTCCCGCTTCGCCCCTGTTGCACCCGCTGGCCGTCGGCGACGCACAACGCCCGCTGGCCTTCGCCAACTGCGAACACATCGACCTGGCGACCTTCCTCGGCCACGTGCGCGGCCTGGCCGCGGTGCTGCCGGCTGGCAGGCATGCGCTGAACCTGTGCGAGGACCGCTACCGCTTCATGGTCGCGTTCTGCGCGGTGGCGCTGTGCGGGCAGACCTCGCTGCTGCCGTCCTCGCGCGCGCCGGCGGTGGTGGCCGAGGTGCAGCGCACCCATGCCGACTGCTACTGCCTGGGCGATCTGGCGCTGGCCGAGCCGCCGCCGCGCTACTGGCAGTTGCCGGACGCGCTGCCGTCGCTGGACGGGCCGATGCCGCAGCTGGCCGACGACGCCCTGGTGGCGATCGGCTTCACCTCCGGCAGCACCGGCGCGCCCAAGCCCAATCCCAAGACCTGGGGCAGCTTCCTCACCAGCACCCGCCAGGACCTGCTGGCGCTGGTCGGGCTGTGGCCGGACACGGCGGTGCCGCAGGTGGTGGCCACGGTGCCGCCGCAGCACATGTACGGGATGGAGCTGTCGATCCTGCTGCCGCTGGTGACGCCGCTGGCGGTGCACGCCGGACGCCCGTTCTTTCCCGAGGACGTGGCCCGCGCGCTGGCGCAGCTGCCGGCGCCGCGCCTGCTGGTGACCACGCCGGTGCATCTGCGCGCGCTGGTCGAATCCGGCGTCGCCCTGCCGCCGCTGGCCGGCATCGTCTCGGCCACCGCGCCGCTGGCGCAGGAACTGGCCGCCGCCGCCGAGGCGCGCTTCGGCGGCGAGGTGCGCGAGATGTTCGGCTCCACCGAGACCTGCGTGTTCGCCAGCCGCCGTACCGCCTGCGAAGTGCCGTGGACGCCGCTGCCCGGCGTGCGCGTGGCGCCGCAGCCAGACGGCACCCTGGTGCACGCGCCGCACCTGCCGCAGCCCGTGCTGCTGGCCGACCTGATGGAAGTGGACGCCGACGGCCGTTTCCAGGTGCGCGGGCGCCAGGCCGACCTGCTGGAGATCGCCGGCAAGCGCGCCTCGCTGGCGGATCTCACCCGGCGCCTGCTGGCCCTGCCCGGCGTGGTCGACGGCGCGATGCTGCAACTGGACCCGGAGCCGGGCCAGGCGGTGGGCCGCATCGCCGCGGTGGTGGTGGCGCCGACCCTCGACGAGGCCGCGATCCTCGCGGCGCTGCGCCGCGAACTCGACCCGGTGTTCCTGCCACGCCGGCTGCGCCTGCTCGACGCCTTGCCACGCAACGAAACCGGCAAGTTGCCGCGCGATCGCATGCTGGCGTTGCTGGCGGCGCGCGAGGACTGACCGGGCGGTCGAACCGCGCCGGGATCAAGCCGGCTTGGCAAGCGGCCAAGCGACCCCGACGTCTGCGATACGCCGAGCCTGTCTCGCGGTAGGTCGCGTCGCAAGCGCAGGCATGCCCATCGCTGCGGCATCACCGGTTCTTCCGCGATCCTGCCGGTACCCGCTCAGGAAAGCGCGGCCGCGACCTGCGCGCACAGGTGCGGCAGATCCACCGGCATGCGGGTGTCCACGTCGATCACCGTCCCCAGGCCGATCGGGCCGGGGTAGTCGGCAAGCAGGTCGGGCGGCAGTTCCCGCAGGGGGTGCGCCGCATGCTGCGTGCCTGTCGCGGCGCGCGCGCGGAAGCGGCGCAGGGTCTCGTCATGGCCGCAGTGGCAATGGACTTCCACCAGCCTCGCCTGCAGTGCGGCGATCCTGCCGCGCTCGTAGTCGCTGCGGGGTCGGAAGTTGGCTTCCAGCACCGCGTGCGGACTGCGCTGCGCCAGCGACCAGAGCATCTCCATCGCGGCACCGCCGAGACGGCGCGACGCGGCGAGATCGCCGCCGCCATCGCCGAGTGCGTCGGTCAGCGTCTCCTTGATGAAATCCTTGCAGAACAGCGGAAAGCCCAGGTGCGCCGCCAGCGTGGTCTTGCCGGCGCCTGGGGCGCCGGACACCAGGACGATCTTGCGTTGCCGCTCAACCATGCACGCCGTCGATCTCCACCGCCAGTTCGTCGCGGCAGATCACTGCGTGCAGCAGCAGGCGTGGCACGCGCTCGCCGAAGCGGGCATCGAGGGCATCGGCGACCAGCGGCAGGTCGCCGGGCTCGCGCACGTAGACCTTCAGGCGGGTGCCGTCGCCGAACTGCGGCGGCAGGTCCGGGGCGTGTTCGCGCGCGGCCGCCAGCAGGGCGTCGAAGTTGGCGAAGGTTTCCTCCAACTGCGCCAGCAACTGGCCCTGGTGCATCGAGGCGTGGCCGACCACGCTGGCGGTGCCGGACAGCAGCAGCGGCATGTCGCTACCGGCCGGCGGCAGCATGGCGCGGGCGAAGCTGGGCGGCTGCGGGCCGTACTGGCGCGGGTAGCGGTAGGCGCTGACCTGGCGCGGGTTCTCCAGCGGGGTGCCGGCCTGCGCGGCGGCCAGCCAGTAGATCTGCATCACCCGCGCGTCGTCGCAGCGGCCGACCGCGGTCGCCGCCGGCAGCTGGGTGGCGTCGAAATCGCCCAGCCCGCGCGCGCGGCCGACGCAGAAGCGCCGGTAGCGCTCGCGGTCGCCGCTGCCCAGGGTGATCGCGTCCAGATAGTTCCAGATCCGCAGCAGGCGCGGGGTGGCGCTGCCGGCGACGAAGGCGCTGAGCTGCGCGTAGGCGAGCGCGGCGGCTTCCTCGATGTCCAGGTCGACCTGGCGCTCGTCGATCTCGATCACGCCGAACTGCAGGCGGCCGTCGCTGGCCCAGGCGATGGCGCCGTCGCGGCCGCTGTGCACCGGCGCGTCGGTACGCCACACCTCGAGCATGCGCGGGCCGTGCGGCTGCAGCGGCACGCGCAGGTAGCGCGGGTCGTCGTGGTAGGGCGCGGTCTCGCCGAAGCCGAACACCGCCAGCACGCGGTCCTCGGCCAGCCACTGGCTGGGGTCGGTCTCGGCGACGTAGTCCACCTGCAACTGCGGATGGCCCTGCGTGTGATGCGGAAACTGCAGGTGCGGGCGGCTCATGGGGTGTCTCCGTGCAAAGTGTCGCCGTGGAACGATTCGCGGGCCTGGCGGCGGCGGTGGCGCCAGGCGCGCCATGCCCGCGGCAGCATCGCCACCGCGGACAGCGCATAGATGGCGCGGAACACCCGCAGGCGGCGCAGCACCGCACGGTTGTCGAAGACGTCGCCGGCGAGCATCGCCACCACGGCCTGCTCCACCTGCAGCACGTTGCGCGGCTGCGCGAACAGCTCGCGCATGGTCGGCGAGGTGAAGCGGTAGATGAACCACTTGAACTCGTCCAGGCCGCCGCGCAGGTGTCGCTCCAGGCGTCGCTGCAGCCGCGCCTCGCGGGCCGGGTCGCGCAGCGCCGCGTCGACCATGGCCGCGCCGCGCTCGGCGCTGTGCATGGCCAGGTACACGCCGGAGGAGAACATCGGGTCGACGAAGGCGTAGGCGTCGCCGAGCATGAGCCAGCGCGGGCCGCTCATGCGCGTGCATTCGTAGGCGTAGTTGCCGGTGGCATGCACCGGCGCCACGCGCTGCGCGTCGGCCATGCGCGCCACCACGTCCGGATTCAGCGCCAGCGTACGCAGCAGGAACGTCTCGCTGTCGCAGCCCTGGCGGGTCTTCATGTATTCCGGGTCGCACACCGCGCCCACGCTCATCACGTCGTCGGGCAGCGGGATCAGCCACATCCAGCCGTGCGCGTGACGGTAGATGCTGATGTTGCCGGCGTCCTCGCCCGGGCGTCGCGCCACGCCGCGGAAATGGCTGAACAGCGCCGCCGACTGGTGCCGCGGGTTGGCGCGCTTGAGCTTGAGCTTGTTGCCGAGGAAGGTGTCGCGGCCGCTGGCGTCGATCAGGTAGCGCGGCCGGTAGTGGCGCAGGCCGTCGGCGCTGCGCGCCTGCACTGCCGGCGTCTCGCCGTCCAGCTGCACCGCCTCGACACGCACGCCCTCGTGCACGTCGGCGCCGACCGCACGCGCGTGGGCGAACAGCACCCGGTCGAAGTCGGCGCGCGGCACCTGCAGCGCGAAGTCGGACTGCGCGCCCAGCGCGTGCGCGAAACGGAAGGTGTTGTAGCCGCCGGCATCGTTGGGAAAATCGGCGCCGAGCTTGAGCACGCCGATCGCCCGCACCTGGTCGAGCACGCCCAGCCGCTGCAGGATCGGCATGTTCATCGGCAGCAGCGATTCGCCGATGTGGAAGCGTGGGTGGTGATCCTTTTCCAGCACCGTCACCCGCCAGCCGCGTTGCGCCAGGGCGATCGCCGCCGCGCAGCCGGCCGGCCCCCCGCCGATCACCAGCACGTCGGGCGTTTCCGCCTCGATGGCGCTTGCGGTGGGAGGAGGGGAAGCAACAGCGGGGGACGTCATCCTGAGGGAACCTGCGGGCGCAACGGCGGGGCGAAACGGCATGATAGCGTGCCGTTCGCGGGCCGATGGTTGCGCCGCAGCGCCCGATGCACCATCTTGTCGCACCCGTCCTTACGCCTGGAAGCCCCTGGATGTCTTCGCAAACCGCCGCCGAACGTGAACTGGCCGAGCTGCTGGTCGAGAGCCTGAACCTTGAAGACGTCCAGCCCGGCGACATCGATCCGGAGGCGCCGCTGTTCAATACCGGCCTGGGTCTGGACTCGATCGACGCCCTGGAGCTGGCGCTGGCGATCAGCAAGCGCTACGGCTTCCAGCTGCGTTCGGACAACGACGAGAACCGCCGCATCTTCGCCTCGCTGCGCGCGCTGTCGGCGCATGTCGAAGCCAACAAGACCAGCTGAGCCGGCCGACGCCGCGCCCTGGGCGTTGGCCCTGGGCGTGCTGCTGGCGCTGGCCTACTCGCCGCTGGCGCACTGGGCCAACGCCGCGCACCGCCCGGACCTGGCGGTGCTGGCCGGGGCGGCGCTGGTGCTGATGGTGCTGGTGGAGCCGATGGCGCGCTGGCGGCCCTGGGCCTGGGTGCTGGCCATCGCCGCGACCGCGGCGCTGGTGCCGCTGTGGCGCTCGCCGCACGCGCTGCTGCTGCTGGCCGCGCCGCCGGTGCTGTTCACCGCGTGGGTGGCCTGGTTCTTCGGGCGCAGCCTGCAGCGCGGGCGCACGCCGCTGATCACCCGCATCGTCGAGGCCCTGTACCGCCAGGCCGGCATGCCGATCACCGCGGAGCAGCTGCGCTACACCCGCCGCCTGACCCTGGCCTGGACCCTGCTGCTGGTGGCGCTGACCCTGCTCAACCTGGTGCTGGCGCTGTGCGCCCAGCCCAGCGGGGTGCTGGCGCAACTGGGCCTCGCCGCGCCGCTGCCGATCAGCGACGCGCGTGCCTCGCTGTTCGCCAATCTGCTGGGTTACGGGGTCATCGGCGGCTTCTTCGTCGGCGAGTATCTGCTGCGCGGGCGCTGGTTTCCGCAGCGTCCCTACCGTAATCTGCCCGATTTCCTGCACCGGTTGGCGCGGCTGGGGCCGGTTTTCTGGCGCGATCTATTGCGCTGACGTGCGGGAGTGCAGGGGACGCAAGGGTCGTGCAGATCATCAAGGAAAACAGCAAGTTGCCGCAGGCTGGGATGCCGTCGCG
This genomic stretch from Xanthomonas sacchari harbors:
- a CDS encoding cytochrome ubiquinol oxidase subunit I, whose translation is MDALLLSRIQFGFVISFHVLFPAFTIGLSSWLAFLEWRWLRTRDTVWRDLYFFWLKIFAVSFGMGVVSGIVMSFQFGTNWAVLSERAGNILGPLLSYEVLTAFFLEASFLGVMLFGWHKVPEKLHFLATCLVAIGTLISTFWILSANSWLQTPAGYAVVEGVFHPANWREVIFNPSFPYRLTHMVLAAFITTCFVIGGVSGWYLRRGEHLDAAGRMLKLAVAFAAIALPLQIAAGDAHGLNTLEHQPIKVAAMEGHWHGEAPGQGVPLVVFAVPNEAAERNDYEVTIPRLGSVILTHTLDGEITPLTAVPRDERPPVKPVFYAFRVMVGLGMAMLLLALVSLFFWWRGTLLRRRALHLAWNAMLPAGFVALVAGWFVTEIGRQPYVIYGLLHTRDAVSPVSPAMVWISLSVYVLAYALVFGFGSWYILRMLRHGPLPHEPAPRMQEGDKTPARPLSAADDDIEETR
- the xanC gene encoding xanthomonadin biosynthesis acyl carrier protein XanC: MSSQTAAERELAELLVESLNLEDVQPGDIDPEAPLFNTGLGLDSIDALELALAISKRYGFQLRSDNDENRRIFASLRALSAHVEANKTS
- a CDS encoding NAD(P)/FAD-dependent oxidoreductase, with amino-acid sequence MTSPAVASPPPTASAIEAETPDVLVIGGGPAGCAAAIALAQRGWRVTVLEKDHHPRFHIGESLLPMNMPILQRLGVLDQVRAIGVLKLGADFPNDAGGYNTFRFAHALGAQSDFALQVPRADFDRVLFAHARAVGADVHEGVRVEAVQLDGETPAVQARSADGLRHYRPRYLIDASGRDTFLGNKLKLKRANPRHQSAALFSHFRGVARRPGEDAGNISIYRHAHGWMWLIPLPDDVMSVGAVCDPEYMKTRQGCDSETFLLRTLALNPDVVARMADAQRVAPVHATGNYAYECTRMSGPRWLMLGDAYAFVDPMFSSGVYLAMHSAERGAAMVDAALRDPAREARLQRRLERHLRGGLDEFKWFIYRFTSPTMRELFAQPRNVLQVEQAVVAMLAGDVFDNRAVLRRLRVFRAIYALSAVAMLPRAWRAWRHRRRQARESFHGDTLHGDTP
- the cydB gene encoding cytochrome d ubiquinol oxidase subunit II — translated: MDMATVLPVIWFGVIGFGVLMYVLLDGFVLGLGILAPFAEDEEQLDLMMNTAAPIWDGNETWLVLGGAGLLAAFPKAYAIVLSALYLPVLLMLIALVFRGVAFEFRFKARTSKYLWGWAFALGSLCAAFWQGVILGALVEGMPLQDGKYLGGVLGWFSPFSMLTGAAVVFGYALLGGSWLILKTEGAMQRIARTLTRPLVLVVVVFMGLVSAWLPFLDSRIMARWFHDGNFWWLSPVPLLVLVNALALWRAAMAQGRDARPFVLTLCFFVLGFFGLVLGIWPNIVPPGLTIWEAASPPSSQGFVLVGLAVLLPVILGYTAWSYRVFRGKITADTGYHH
- a CDS encoding AMP-binding protein yields the protein MSAVSSEIPASPLLHPLAVGDAQRPLAFANCEHIDLATFLGHVRGLAAVLPAGRHALNLCEDRYRFMVAFCAVALCGQTSLLPSSRAPAVVAEVQRTHADCYCLGDLALAEPPPRYWQLPDALPSLDGPMPQLADDALVAIGFTSGSTGAPKPNPKTWGSFLTSTRQDLLALVGLWPDTAVPQVVATVPPQHMYGMELSILLPLVTPLAVHAGRPFFPEDVARALAQLPAPRLLVTTPVHLRALVESGVALPPLAGIVSATAPLAQELAAAAEARFGGEVREMFGSTETCVFASRRTACEVPWTPLPGVRVAPQPDGTLVHAPHLPQPVLLADLMEVDADGRFQVRGRQADLLEIAGKRASLADLTRRLLALPGVVDGAMLQLDPEPGQAVGRIAAVVVAPTLDEAAILAALRRELDPVFLPRRLRLLDALPRNETGKLPRDRMLALLAARED
- a CDS encoding S9 family peptidase codes for the protein MRRLALSAVVLLSLSCLPPLAAAQEAAAPLTIEQAMADPDWIGPPVEDAWWAWDGRQVQYQLKRTGSPVRDTYRQGVDGGAAQRVEDAQRSTLDAANPVYDARRQRMLFVRNGDVFLRDLRSGALTQLTRSNQAAARPQFTTDGGALWRVGNDWYRWSPGGGVQQAAVLKAERDPDAAPKPDVLREQQLRTLETLARDRAQRELLRQQEQAWRRADSSRAPAPVYLGDDVLVDDSALSPDGRHLLVVTHAKGAEEGRDSKMPKYVTESGYAEFQEARTLVGRNSPVAQTLWLVDAVAGSARKLDLSVLPGIGTDPLAALRKAAKQEPLQGPRAVRVETDGDGSGASMHWSEDGRNVAVLLRAVDNKDRWIASVDLDKAVLQPRHRLTDPAWINWSFNDFGWMPDNQTLWLLSEQSGYSHLYTQRGNEKPRQRTSGKWEVSAPMVSADGQGFLFLCNRKWPGDYEVCKLDLRNDSVAELTALDGVEDFALSPDGQQLLVHYSGPYLPPQLAVLPAAGGNARVLTDTRSAAFKARPWVQPQFVQVPSRHGAGTVWGKYYGPAQPEPGKRYPVVMFVHGAGYLQNVSARYTPYFREQMFHNLLVQKGYIVLDLDYRASAGYGRDWRTAIYRDMGHPELEDYLDGLDWLVDSKQGDRSRAGIYGGSYGGFMTYMALFRSPGTFKAGAALRPVADWSQYNHEYTSNILNTPDLDPEAYRTSSPIEYAGGLRDHLLIAHGMVDDNVFFKDSVDMTQKLIELHKDNWEIAPYPLEKHGFTRADSWLDEYKRILKLFERELR
- a CDS encoding pteridine-dependent deoxygenase; the protein is MSRPHLQFPHHTQGHPQLQVDYVAETDPSQWLAEDRVLAVFGFGETAPYHDDPRYLRVPLQPHGPRMLEVWRTDAPVHSGRDGAIAWASDGRLQFGVIEIDERQVDLDIEEAAALAYAQLSAFVAGSATPRLLRIWNYLDAITLGSGDRERYRRFCVGRARGLGDFDATQLPAATAVGRCDDARVMQIYWLAAAQAGTPLENPRQVSAYRYPRQYGPQPPSFARAMLPPAGSDMPLLLSGTASVVGHASMHQGQLLAQLEETFANFDALLAAAREHAPDLPPQFGDGTRLKVYVREPGDLPLVADALDARFGERVPRLLLHAVICRDELAVEIDGVHG